The proteins below come from a single Alkalispirochaeta americana genomic window:
- a CDS encoding transposase → MRKSYDTAFKVKVALEAAKEQMTLQEPAQKYDVTPGQISQWKKQLVEGAGEVFERPNKKQKRERETEQERDQLLKTVGQLTVENEFLKKSTANCTGAIQND, encoded by the coding sequence ATGAGAAAGAGTTACGACACGGCATTCAAAGTGAAGGTTGCTTTGGAAGCAGCTAAGGAACAGATGACGTTGCAGGAGCCGGCTCAGAAGTACGACGTCACCCCGGGGCAGATCTCACAGTGGAAGAAGCAACTCGTAGAAGGTGCGGGCGAGGTCTTTGAGCGCCCTAACAAGAAGCAGAAGCGCGAACGGGAGACTGAGCAGGAGCGCGATCAACTGCTCAAGACGGTCGGACAGCTGACCGTGGAGAACGAGTTCCTAAAAAAAAGTACCGCCAACTGTACGGGAGCGATCCAAAATGATTGA
- a CDS encoding IS3 family transposase, which produces MIEPDHPKLSISRQCELLDISRATYYYEQRESRAEADLEDLKRILEVLREIPFYGYRKISRALMGEHPHLTRKRVRRIMRRY; this is translated from the coding sequence ATGATTGAGCCGGATCATCCCAAACTGTCCATATCGCGTCAGTGCGAGTTGCTGGATATCAGCAGGGCGACCTACTACTATGAACAGCGCGAAAGCCGTGCAGAGGCCGATCTGGAAGATCTGAAACGCATTCTGGAGGTGCTACGAGAGATACCGTTCTATGGCTACCGCAAGATATCGCGAGCGCTCATGGGGGAGCACCCGCATCTGACGCGCAAACGCGTGCGGCGAATCATGCGACGGTATTGA
- a CDS encoding sensor histidine kinase gives MNYHRLRRIMLVPLTLNLLFLVFSLAGFHGPREAVTDVPNVILMIRIAVFAGMIFFLFAWSGKTKAPAASIVLMGWFLLIILRTYSVTDIPLMLILVLELVLLNLFVLSPPVVSISSNTIILVSFILFRFIQFSPVEAPEVAGSESVFGGGGSSIAGSSPGSDVLTLLPAFIAFMVLIAVVSFLSRYQFRDIIRQIYLRKITVDQLATIKAQNAELERLHRMRDDVDRIVRHDLRSPLNGILGATQLLKGGSVEDQRDEFVSIIEQSGYKMLHMINNSLDLYQMAEGTYLLELEDVNLTTLLEEVRNEMLSLTGLKNVDMQFHFTPSAATNARADAGHREVYVQGERVKLANMMSNLVKNAVEASPEDETVTVSVDSSRRDSVTIDIHNMGAVPVQMRDSFFERYATAGKKGGTGLGTYSAKLIADTHGGDLSFTTSERDGTHLTVTLPRVTSVTAARR, from the coding sequence ATGAACTACCATCGCCTGCGGCGCATAATGCTTGTACCCCTGACACTCAACCTGTTGTTTCTCGTTTTTTCTCTGGCAGGCTTCCATGGGCCCCGCGAGGCCGTCACCGATGTACCCAACGTTATTTTGATGATCAGAATCGCCGTTTTCGCGGGAATGATTTTTTTTCTTTTCGCGTGGAGCGGGAAAACGAAAGCCCCCGCCGCTTCGATCGTTCTTATGGGGTGGTTTCTACTGATTATTCTCCGCACTTACAGCGTGACGGATATCCCCCTGATGCTTATCCTCGTGCTGGAACTTGTTCTTCTGAACCTTTTCGTCTTGTCGCCGCCGGTTGTGTCGATCAGTTCCAATACGATCATTCTGGTATCCTTCATTCTGTTTCGTTTCATTCAGTTTTCTCCGGTTGAAGCTCCGGAGGTGGCCGGCAGCGAATCCGTTTTTGGTGGGGGTGGAAGCAGTATCGCCGGCAGTAGCCCCGGCAGCGACGTGCTCACCCTGCTACCGGCGTTTATCGCCTTCATGGTCCTGATCGCCGTCGTGTCTTTTCTCAGCCGCTACCAGTTTAGAGATATTATCCGGCAAATCTATCTCAGAAAGATAACTGTCGACCAGCTGGCGACGATCAAGGCGCAGAATGCGGAACTGGAAAGACTGCATCGCATGCGCGATGATGTAGACAGAATAGTACGTCACGATCTGAGATCTCCTCTGAACGGTATACTTGGGGCGACTCAACTGCTGAAAGGAGGATCTGTCGAAGATCAACGCGATGAGTTTGTCTCCATCATCGAGCAAAGCGGATACAAAATGCTTCATATGATCAACAACTCCCTTGATCTGTATCAGATGGCAGAAGGCACCTACTTACTTGAACTGGAAGATGTTAATCTCACCACCCTGCTCGAAGAAGTACGCAATGAGATGCTATCTTTAACGGGGTTGAAGAACGTGGATATGCAGTTTCATTTCACTCCCTCCGCTGCAACGAACGCCCGGGCCGATGCGGGGCATAGGGAAGTATACGTGCAGGGAGAACGCGTTAAATTAGCCAACATGATGTCCAACTTAGTCAAGAACGCGGTGGAAGCTTCCCCGGAGGATGAAACCGTTACCGTCAGCGTAGACTCGAGCCGCCGAGACTCCGTCACCATCGATATCCACAATATGGGGGCAGTTCCGGTGCAAATGAGAGACTCATTTTTTGAACGCTACGCTACTGCCGGTAAGAAAGGCGGGACCGGTTTGGGAACCTATTCCGCGAAACTCATTGCCGACACCCACGGTGGAGATTTGTCGTTCACCACCTCCGAGCGTGACGGCACCCATTTGACGGTAACCCTGCCCCGTGTTACATCGGTAACTGCCGCGCGAAGATGA
- a CDS encoding AAA family ATPase codes for MTARILFLQAAVRFPPESLSEITGAHSIHTVLIVDEAHLLSNEIVKELRMLANFEMDSVNAMTILLCGQESLLQKFGLCILESLANSISISVSTDGLPKEETFSYVEQRITACGGNPAMFKIG; via the coding sequence GTGACGGCGAGGATCTTATTCCTTCAGGCAGCTGTCCGTTTTCCGCCGGAATCCCTGTCCGAAATCACCGGAGCACACAGTATCCACACCGTGTTGATCGTGGACGAGGCGCACCTGCTCTCCAACGAGATTGTCAAAGAACTGAGGATGCTTGCCAATTTTGAGATGGACTCGGTCAACGCGATGACGATTCTCTTGTGCGGACAGGAATCGCTGCTACAAAAATTCGGGCTTTGCATCCTGGAGTCCCTGGCTAACTCAATCAGCATCTCCGTTTCCACCGATGGCCTGCCCAAGGAGGAAACGTTCAGCTACGTGGAACAGCGAATCACCGCCTGCGGCGGCAATCCGGCGATGTTTAAAATCGGATAG